In Anguilla rostrata isolate EN2019 chromosome 1, ASM1855537v3, whole genome shotgun sequence, a genomic segment contains:
- the mdc1 gene encoding mediator of DNA damage checkpoint protein 1 isoform X1, translating into MTSLANRMDETQKLEDSFLEEEDEVAEEKDTGKEREPLAKLRVFNNEHFPETELPLFLGDNVLGRDPASCSLPLPARSVSKRHAVISITRLRDDGRRDDGATEALVWDLGSMNGTRKGRLRLTPHVRYALGEGDVVVIADLPCQFVRAGEGGAGREAGAPAAAATGRGRGGPRRIARGCVSDSDSEGEISVRKERRAKLFVPDSDSPRESSLSCSTFLTPTSRFVPDSEEESSITPSSSGRLDRSRTGKTPKHVSDSDPDDEEEEEEEEEEEAGTNSHVDCAAKTPNAEPSGARPPVEPGRNEAAFKIRDSESDTDAEGEESAGNTPGASGDKAVLPEAGPSTGPAARPEDFHLDSDTDAEDEADAATASVPASVPARDQNAKPPAAVQQTDFHLDSDTDAEDEADATTASVPTSVPARDQNAKPPAAVQQTDFHLDSDTDEEDEAEGTAGSAPGESAGPPETAAGKPAELHYDSGTDAEDAAVGPEPPSAAAPQGLAILSDSDPDAEEDGVAPPRAAAARRPDSQTPAPGAGPAAAAARLESDSDTDLEELDSAELQPKSEPHPRDFNLDSDTDVEDAEDAEDGGGAEGSAGLAEKPVSSTPRGSALEEDELETQPFSSTSDPFRRPSAPPPLEPKPLDGSQEDSGDEDLVFAPTQCFEPEGQRSSPAGDPALDATQPFPLDPSAAEGSEDQPTQAFSFRLGLSHCSEATQAYGPAESEDDSELEATQAYGEAPPTWGERERLEKEREEREEKERLEKDRKEREEEERLEKERKEREEKERLESEKKEREEKERLEKEKKEKEEKERLEKERKEREEKERLAKERKEREEKERLESEKKEREEKERLEKEKKEKEEKERLEKERQEREEKQRLEKERKEREEKERLERERKEREEMERLEKERKEKEEKERLENERKEREEMERLEKERKEKEEKERLDKERKEREEKKRMEKEKMEREKRERLEKEKSEREEKERVEWEKGEREEKERAEKEKREREESERLEKEKEEKAEKEQVEKERKDRQENESAEVGDEPVPEQGRRSRRSSVSSVSSERSNSSTSVPARGRGRRTQRKTGSQTDPVPIPGQQEEPPAPKPSGRGRGRRSMKESAPGSAGTQRDLDSVRPDAVRKDDPNLRAPRGMSRGRRAIDSHPGATGASQSAPDVKTAEPEGSTKTRGRSCKVSSSDSTATEMTRTAEPVEPKFVETPAPTTNRTRGRSRKVNDLNSTAAEVDQSTEILETPGVETPAPKENSRARGRSRKIGDSGSTTTEVEQTTDSVQAPSVETPAPKANSRARGRGRKVNDLDSTSAETDKTVEPAATTNEETPSVGTATAKESSRARGRSRKMIDSDSTATEVEQTTDSVQAPSVETPAPKASVETPTPKANSRARGRGRKVNDLDSMSAEIDKTVEPAETTNEETPSVGTATAKESSRARGRSRKMIDSDSTATEVEQTTDSVPAPSVETPAPKASVETPTPKANSRARGRGGKISDSAIATTEAAQTAEAVGTGAKAEPSKSTGRDRGQKRALEVEGEEVSGSFKVPRGRSRRGGRGAGEQEEQEVHEEEEDTEPSPPLSKARGPSTQGKRGQQKEDEEAKGLSVQKMERSKQTLALSKEEAEEEDRTDEVQTEDAVSAPSSEEQDVPRTPTGRSVRKRAAPGESPPAAKTPRRSVASAPSPEAGGQSRAVAQAHKVLFTGLTDTSGEAVVARLGGSLARGVSDMTHLVTDKVRRTVKFLCAVARGVPIVTTDWLEKSGRRGSFLPPSEFLVKDAEQEKKFSFRLEQSLLTAHAQPLLQGYEVHVTRSVKPDPAQMRDIVSCSGARYLPKMPTVLKPQTVVVSCVEDASLCIPALSARIPVVSAEFLLTGILQQKADPLGHALSGPGFEPGAKGGAKGRKRK; encoded by the exons ATGACATCTTTGGCA AACAGGATGGATGAAACCCAAAAGCTGGAGGACTCTTTCTtagaagaggaggatgaggtgGCTGAGGAGAAGGACacgggaaaagagagagagcctctgGCCAAACTCAGAGTCTTCAATAATGAGCACTTTCCAGAGACTG aaCTTCCCCTCTTCCTCGGGGACAACGTGCTGGGCCGTGACCCCGCCTCCTGCAGCCTGCCCCTCCCCGCTCGCTCCGTGTCCAAGCGGCACGCCGTCATCTCCATCACCCGTCTCCGCGACGACGGGCGCCGCGACGACGGCGCGACGGAGGCCCTCGTGTGGGACCTGGGCAGCATGAACGGCACGCGGAAGGGCCGGCTTCGGCTGACCCCCCACGTGCGCTACGCCCTCGGGGAGGGGGACGTCGTGGTCATCGCCGACCTGCCCTGTCAGTTCGTCCgcgctggggagggaggggccgggcGCGAGGCGGGAGCGCCGGCCGCGGCGGCGacggggagaggaagaggcgggCCGAGAAGAATCGCCAGGGGCTGCGTGTCGGATTCCGACTCCGAGGGAGAGATAAGCGTGAGGAAAGAAAGGAGGGCGAAGCTTTTCG TGCCCGACTCAGACTCGCCTCGAGAATCCAGTCTCTCCTGCTCTACTTTCCTCACTCCAACCAGCAGATTTGTCCCAGATAG TGAGGAGGAGAGCTCCATCACTCCCTCTTCCTCGGGGCGACTGGACCGATCTAGAACCGGCAAGACCCCAAAACACGTCTCGGACAGTGACCccgatgatgaggaggaggaggaggaggaggaggaggaggaggcgggaaCGAACTCGCATGTCGATTGCGCCGCTAAGACTCCGAATGCCGAGCCCAGTGGAGCACGCCCGCCCGTCGAGCCCGGCAGAAATGAGGCCGCCTTCAAGATCCGCGATTCGGAGAGTGACACGGAcgcggagggggaggagtcagcagGGAACACCCCCGGCGCTTCGGGAGATAAGGCCGTCCTCCCGGAGGCGGGACCATCGACAGGCCCCGCGGCGCGTCCCGAGGACTTCCATCTGGACAGCGACACGGACGCGGAGGACGAGGCGGACGCCGCGACCGCGTCTGTGCCCGCGTCTGTGCCCGCGCGGGATCAGAACGCAAAACCGCCCGCCGCCGTACAGCAAACGGACTTCCATCTGGACAGCGACACGGACGCGGAGGACGAGGCGGACGCCACGACTGCGTCTGTGCCCACGTCTGTGCCCGCGCGGGACCAGAACGCAAAACCGCCCGCTGCCGTACAGCAAACGGACTTCCATCTGGACAGCGACAcggacgaggaggacgaggcgGAGGGTACCGCCGGTTCAGCTCCCGGGGAGAGCGCCGGCCCGCCCGAGACTGCCGCCGGTAAACCCGCGGAGCTGCACTACGACAGCGGCACGGACGCGGAGGACGCCGCCGTCGGGCCCGAGCCGCCCTCGGCCGCCGCGCCGCAGGGCTTGGCCATCCTCTCCGACAGCGACCCGGACGCGGAGGAGGACGGTGTCGCCCCGCCACGCGCCGCCGCGGCCCGGCGGCCCGATTCCCAGACGCCCGCGCCCGGCGCCGGCCCGGCAGCGGCTGCCGCCCGTTTGGAGTCGGACAGCGACACcgacctggaggagctggactccGCCGAGCTGCAGCCAAAATCCGAGCCCCACCCCCGAGACTTCAACCTGGACAGCGACACGGACGTGGAGGACGCGGAGGACGCGGAGgacggagggggggcggaggggagcgCCGGGCTGGCGGAGAAGCCCGTGAGCTCCACGCCGCGGGGATCAG CCTTAGAAGAGGATGAATTGGAGACCCAGCCTTTCAGCAGCACCTCGGACCCCTTCAGGC GTCCCTCTGCCCCTCCGCCGCTGGAGCCCAAGCCGCTCGATGGCAGCCAGGAGGACTCGGGCGACGAGGACCTCGTCTTTGCCCCGACTCAGTGCTTTGAGCCTGAAGGACAGAGGAGCAGTCCGGCAGGGGACCCCGCGCTGGACGCCACCCAGCCCTTCCCCTTGGACCCCTCTGCTGCCGAGGGCTCGGAGGACCAGCCCACCCAAGCCTTCTCCTTCCGGCTGGGCCTGTCCCACTGCAGCGAGGCCACCCAGGCCTATGGCCCGGCGGAGTCGGAGGACGACTCCGAGCTGGAGGCCACCCAAGCGTACGGGGAAGCCCCTCCTacctggggggagagagaacgactggagaaggaaagggaggaaagagaggaaaaggaaaGATTGGAGAAGGAcaggaaagaaagggaggaggaggaaagattggagaaggaaaggaaagaaagagaagagaaggaacGATTGGagagtgaaaagaaagaaagggaggagaaagaaagattggagaaggaaaagaaagaaaaagaagaaaaggaaagattggagaaagaaaggaaagaaagggaggagaagGAAAGATTGGcgaaggaaaggaaagaaagagaagagaaggaacGATTGGagagtgaaaagaaagaaagggaggagaaagaaagattggagaaggaaaagaaagaaaaagaagaaaaggaaagattGGAGAAGGAAAGgcaagaaagagaggaaaagcaaagattggagaaagaaaggaaagaaagggaggagaaggaaagattggagagggaaaggaaagagagagaggagatggaaaGATTagagaaggaaaggaaagaaaaagaagaaaaggaaagattGGAGAacgaaaggaaagagagagaggagatggaaaGATTAGAGaaggaaaggaaggaaaaagaagaaaaggaaagattggataaggaaaggaaagaaagagaagagaagaaaagaatggagaaggagaaaatggaaagggagaagagagaaagactaGAGAAGGAAAAgtcagaaagagaagagaaggaaagagtggAGTGggaaaagggagaaagggaagagaaggaaagagcggagaaggagaaaagggaaagggaggagagcgaAAGActagagaaagaaaaggaagaaaaggcagaaaaagaacaagtggagaaggaaaggaaagacAGGCAGGAAAATGAAAGCGCGGAGGTAGGGGATGAGCCTGTGCCTGAGCAGGGGAGAAGGTCCCGTCGTAGTTCTGTTAGCTCCGTCAGCTCAGAGAGGTCCAACTCCAGCACCAGCGTGCcggccagggggagggggaggaggaccCAGAGGAAGACCGGGTCCCAAACCGATCCTGTCCCCATCCCCGGTCAGCAGGAAGAGCCCCCTGCCCCCAAGCCcagcgggagggggcgggggaggagaaGCATGAAGGAGAGCGCTCCTGGCTCTGCGGGGACGCAGAGAGACCTGGACTCTGTGCGCCCTGACGCCGTACGGAAGGACGATCCCAACCTGAGAGCACCTCGAGGGATGAGCCGGGGCAGGAGGGCCATCGACTCCCATCCAGGGGCAACGGGGGCCAGCCAAAGTGCACCGGATGTGAAGACTGCGGAGCCCGAGGGCAGCACCAAAACCAGGGGCAGGAGTTGCAAAGTAAGCAGTTCTGATTCAACCGCGACAGAAATGACTCGAACTGCAGAACCAGTGGAGCCGAAGTTTGTGGAAACCCCTGCACCTACGACAAATAGAACAAGGGGTAGGTCTCGTAAGGTAAACGATCTGAACTCGACAGCAGCAGAAGTCGACCAAAGTACTGAGATCTTGGAAACTCCTGGTGTGGAAACTCCTGCCCCTAAAGAAAACAGTAGGGCGAGGGGTAGGTCTCGTAAAATAGGCGATTCTGGCTCAACGACAACGGAGGTAGAACAAACTACTGACAGCGTGCAGGCTCCAAGTGTAGAAACTCCCGCACCTAAAGCCAACAGTAGAGCAAGGGGTAGGGGACGTAAAGTGAATGATTTGGACTCAACGTCAgcagaaacagacaaaacagtAGAGCCGGCTGCAACTACAAATGAAGAAACTCCAAGTGTAGGAACTGCTACGGCTAAAGAAAGCAGTAGAGCAAGGGGGAGGTCTCGTAAAATGATCGATTCAGACTCAACGGCAACGGAGGTAGAACAAACTACTGACAGCGTGCAGGCTCCAAGTGTAGAAACTCCCGCACCTAAGGCAAGTGTAGAAACTCCCACACCTAAAGCCAACAGTAGAGCAAGGGGTAGGGGACGTAAAGTGAATGATTTGGACTCAATGTCAGCAGAAATAGACAAAACAGTAGAGCCGGCTGAAACTACAAATGAAGAAACTCCAAGTGTAGGAACTGCTACGGCTAAAGAAAGCAGTAGAGCAAGGGGGAGGTCTCGTAAAATGATCGATTCAGACTCAACGGCAACGGAGGTAGAACAAACTACTGACAGCGTGCCGGCTCCAAGTGTAGAAACTCCCGCACCCAAGGCAAGTGTAGAAACTCCCACACCTAAAGCCAACAGTAGGGCAAGGGGTAGGGGAGGTAAGATTAGTGATAGTGCCATAGCGACAACGGAAGCAGCCCAAACTGCGGAGGCTGTGGGAACAGGTGCGAAGGCTGAGCCCTCTAAAAGCACTGGCCGAGACAGGGGGCAGAAGAGGGCTCTTGAGGTTGAAGGGGAGGAGGTGAGCGGCTCTTTCAAAGTGCCCAGGGGCAGGTCGCGGAGGGGTGGAAGAGGAGcgggggagcaggaggagcaggaggtacatgaggaggaggaggacactGAACCCAGTCCACCTCTGAGTAAGGCGAGAGGGCCTTCTACGCAGGGGAAGAGGGGACAGCagaaggaggatgaggaagCCAAGGGTCTTTCAGTCCAGAAAATGGAACGAAGCAAGCAGACCCTGGCCCTGAGTAAGGAGGAggctgaggaagaggacagGACGGATGAAGTACAGACTGAAGACGCCGTCTCTGCTCCCAGCTCTGAAGAGCAGGAT GTGCCTCGGACTCCTACGGGGAGAAGCGTCCGGAAGCGGGCGGCCCCAGGCGAGTCCCCGCCCGCCGCCAAGACGCCTCGCCGCTCCGTGGccagcgccccctcccccgaggCTGGGGGTCAAAGCAGAGCCGTCGCTCAGGCTcataag gttctgTTCACCGGTTTGACGGACACGTCGGGTGAGGCTGTGGTAGCGCGTCTCGGGGGCAGCCTAGCCAGGGGCGTCAGCGACATGACCCACCTGGTGACGGACAAGGTGCGGCGCACCGTCAAGTTCCTGTGCGCCGTGGCTCGCGGCGTTCCCATCGTCACCACCGATTGGCTGGAGAAG agtGGCAGGAGGGGCAGTTTCCTCCCGCCCTCGGAGTTCCTGGTGAAGGATGCGGAGCAGGAGAAGAAGTTCAGCTTCCGTCTGGAGCAGTCCCTGCTCACCGCGCACGCTCAGCCACTCCTCCAG ggctACGAGGTCCACGTGACGCGCTCGGTCAAGCCCGACCCGGCCCAGATGAGGGACATCGTGTCCTGCAGCGGGGCCCGGTACCTCCCCAAGATGCCGACCGTGCTCAAA CCTCAGACGGTGGTGGTGTCCTGTGTGGAGGACGCCTCTCTCTGTATCCCGGCCCTGTCCGCCCGCATCCCTGTGGTCAGCGCTGAGTTCCTGCTCACGGGCATCCTGCAGCAGAAGGCGGACCCGCTCGGCCACGCCCTCTCCGGTCCCGGGTTCGAGCCGGGGGCCAAGGGCGGGGCcaaggggaggaagaggaagtga
- the mdc1 gene encoding mediator of DNA damage checkpoint protein 1 isoform X4 encodes MTSLANRMDETQKLEDSFLEEEDEVAEEKDTGKEREPLAKLRVFNNEHFPETELPLFLGDNVLGRDPASCSLPLPARSVSKRHAVISITRLRDDGRRDDGATEALVWDLGSMNGTRKGRLRLTPHVRYALGEGDVVVIADLPCQFVRAGEGGAGREAGAPAAAATGRGRGGPRRIARGCVSDSDSEGEISVRKERRAKLFVPDSDSPRESSLSCSTFLTPTSRFVPDSEEESSITPSSSGRLDRSRTGKTPKHVSDSDPDDEEEEEEEEEEEAGTNSHVDCAAKTPNAEPSGARPPVEPGRNEAAFKIRDSESDTDAEGEESAGNTPGASGDKAVLPEAGPSTGPAARPEDFHLDSDTDAEDEADAATASVPASVPARDQNAKPPAAVQQTDFHLDSDTDAEDEADATTASVPTSVPARDQNAKPPAAVQQTDFHLDSDTDEEDEAEGTAGSAPGESAGPPETAAGKPAELHYDSGTDAEDAAVGPEPPSAAAPQGLAILSDSDPDAEEDGVAPPRAAAARRPDSQTPAPGAGPAAAAARLESDSDTDLEELDSAELQPKSEPHPRDFNLDSDTDVEDAEDAEDGGGAEGSAGLAEKPVSSTPRGSALEEDELETQPFSSTSDPFRRPSAPPPLEPKPLDGSQEDSGDEDLVFAPTQCFEPEGQRSSPAGDPALDATQPFPLDPSAAEGSEDQPTQAFSFRLGLSHCSEATQAYGPAESEDDSELEATQAYGEAPPTWGERERLEKEREEREEKERLEKDRKEREEEERLEKERKEREEKERLESEKKEREEKERLEKEKKEKEEKERLEKERKEREEKERLAKERKEREEKERLESEKKEREEKERLEKEKKEKEEKERLEKERQEREEKQRLEKERKEREEKERLERERKEREEMERLEKERKEKEEKERLENERKEREEMERLEKERKEKEEKERLDKERKEREEKKRMEKEKMEREKRERLEKEKSEREEKERVEWEKGEREEKERAEKEKREREESERLEKEKEEKAEKEQVEKERKDRQENESAEVGDEPVPEQGRRSRRSSVSSVSSERSNSSTSVPARGRGRRTQRKTGSQTDPVPIPGQQEEPPAPKPSGRGRGRRSMKESAPGSAGTQRDLDSVRPDAVRKDDPNLRAPRGMSRGRRAIDSHPGATGASQSAPDVKTAEPEGSTKTRGRSCKVSSSDSTATEMTRTAEPVEPKFVETPAPTTNRTRGRSRKVNDLNSTAAEVDQSTEILETPGVETPAPKENSRARGRSRKIGDSGSTTTEVEQTTDSVQAPSVETPAPKANSRARGRGRKVNDLDSTSAETDKTVEPAATTNEETPSVGTATAKESSRARGRSRKMIDSDSTATEVEQTTDSVQAPSVETPAPKANSRARGRGGKISDSAIATTEAAQTAEAVGTGAKAEPSKSTGRDRGQKRALEVEGEEVSGSFKVPRGRSRRGGRGAGEQEEQEVHEEEEDTEPSPPLSKARGPSTQGKRGQQKEDEEAKGLSVQKMERSKQTLALSKEEAEEEDRTDEVQTEDAVSAPSSEEQDVPRTPTGRSVRKRAAPGESPPAAKTPRRSVASAPSPEAGGQSRAVAQAHKVLFTGLTDTSGEAVVARLGGSLARGVSDMTHLVTDKVRRTVKFLCAVARGVPIVTTDWLEKSGRRGSFLPPSEFLVKDAEQEKKFSFRLEQSLLTAHAQPLLQGYEVHVTRSVKPDPAQMRDIVSCSGARYLPKMPTVLKPQTVVVSCVEDASLCIPALSARIPVVSAEFLLTGILQQKADPLGHALSGPGFEPGAKGGAKGRKRK; translated from the exons ATGACATCTTTGGCA AACAGGATGGATGAAACCCAAAAGCTGGAGGACTCTTTCTtagaagaggaggatgaggtgGCTGAGGAGAAGGACacgggaaaagagagagagcctctgGCCAAACTCAGAGTCTTCAATAATGAGCACTTTCCAGAGACTG aaCTTCCCCTCTTCCTCGGGGACAACGTGCTGGGCCGTGACCCCGCCTCCTGCAGCCTGCCCCTCCCCGCTCGCTCCGTGTCCAAGCGGCACGCCGTCATCTCCATCACCCGTCTCCGCGACGACGGGCGCCGCGACGACGGCGCGACGGAGGCCCTCGTGTGGGACCTGGGCAGCATGAACGGCACGCGGAAGGGCCGGCTTCGGCTGACCCCCCACGTGCGCTACGCCCTCGGGGAGGGGGACGTCGTGGTCATCGCCGACCTGCCCTGTCAGTTCGTCCgcgctggggagggaggggccgggcGCGAGGCGGGAGCGCCGGCCGCGGCGGCGacggggagaggaagaggcgggCCGAGAAGAATCGCCAGGGGCTGCGTGTCGGATTCCGACTCCGAGGGAGAGATAAGCGTGAGGAAAGAAAGGAGGGCGAAGCTTTTCG TGCCCGACTCAGACTCGCCTCGAGAATCCAGTCTCTCCTGCTCTACTTTCCTCACTCCAACCAGCAGATTTGTCCCAGATAG TGAGGAGGAGAGCTCCATCACTCCCTCTTCCTCGGGGCGACTGGACCGATCTAGAACCGGCAAGACCCCAAAACACGTCTCGGACAGTGACCccgatgatgaggaggaggaggaggaggaggaggaggaggaggcgggaaCGAACTCGCATGTCGATTGCGCCGCTAAGACTCCGAATGCCGAGCCCAGTGGAGCACGCCCGCCCGTCGAGCCCGGCAGAAATGAGGCCGCCTTCAAGATCCGCGATTCGGAGAGTGACACGGAcgcggagggggaggagtcagcagGGAACACCCCCGGCGCTTCGGGAGATAAGGCCGTCCTCCCGGAGGCGGGACCATCGACAGGCCCCGCGGCGCGTCCCGAGGACTTCCATCTGGACAGCGACACGGACGCGGAGGACGAGGCGGACGCCGCGACCGCGTCTGTGCCCGCGTCTGTGCCCGCGCGGGATCAGAACGCAAAACCGCCCGCCGCCGTACAGCAAACGGACTTCCATCTGGACAGCGACACGGACGCGGAGGACGAGGCGGACGCCACGACTGCGTCTGTGCCCACGTCTGTGCCCGCGCGGGACCAGAACGCAAAACCGCCCGCTGCCGTACAGCAAACGGACTTCCATCTGGACAGCGACAcggacgaggaggacgaggcgGAGGGTACCGCCGGTTCAGCTCCCGGGGAGAGCGCCGGCCCGCCCGAGACTGCCGCCGGTAAACCCGCGGAGCTGCACTACGACAGCGGCACGGACGCGGAGGACGCCGCCGTCGGGCCCGAGCCGCCCTCGGCCGCCGCGCCGCAGGGCTTGGCCATCCTCTCCGACAGCGACCCGGACGCGGAGGAGGACGGTGTCGCCCCGCCACGCGCCGCCGCGGCCCGGCGGCCCGATTCCCAGACGCCCGCGCCCGGCGCCGGCCCGGCAGCGGCTGCCGCCCGTTTGGAGTCGGACAGCGACACcgacctggaggagctggactccGCCGAGCTGCAGCCAAAATCCGAGCCCCACCCCCGAGACTTCAACCTGGACAGCGACACGGACGTGGAGGACGCGGAGGACGCGGAGgacggagggggggcggaggggagcgCCGGGCTGGCGGAGAAGCCCGTGAGCTCCACGCCGCGGGGATCAG CCTTAGAAGAGGATGAATTGGAGACCCAGCCTTTCAGCAGCACCTCGGACCCCTTCAGGC GTCCCTCTGCCCCTCCGCCGCTGGAGCCCAAGCCGCTCGATGGCAGCCAGGAGGACTCGGGCGACGAGGACCTCGTCTTTGCCCCGACTCAGTGCTTTGAGCCTGAAGGACAGAGGAGCAGTCCGGCAGGGGACCCCGCGCTGGACGCCACCCAGCCCTTCCCCTTGGACCCCTCTGCTGCCGAGGGCTCGGAGGACCAGCCCACCCAAGCCTTCTCCTTCCGGCTGGGCCTGTCCCACTGCAGCGAGGCCACCCAGGCCTATGGCCCGGCGGAGTCGGAGGACGACTCCGAGCTGGAGGCCACCCAAGCGTACGGGGAAGCCCCTCCTacctggggggagagagaacgactggagaaggaaagggaggaaagagaggaaaaggaaaGATTGGAGAAGGAcaggaaagaaagggaggaggaggaaagattggagaaggaaaggaaagaaagagaagagaaggaacGATTGGagagtgaaaagaaagaaagggaggagaaagaaagattggagaaggaaaagaaagaaaaagaagaaaaggaaagattggagaaagaaaggaaagaaagggaggagaagGAAAGATTGGcgaaggaaaggaaagaaagagaagagaaggaacGATTGGagagtgaaaagaaagaaagggaggagaaagaaagattggagaaggaaaagaaagaaaaagaagaaaaggaaagattGGAGAAGGAAAGgcaagaaagagaggaaaagcaaagattggagaaagaaaggaaagaaagggaggagaaggaaagattggagagggaaaggaaagagagagaggagatggaaaGATTagagaaggaaaggaaagaaaaagaagaaaaggaaagattGGAGAacgaaaggaaagagagagaggagatggaaaGATTAGAGaaggaaaggaaggaaaaagaagaaaaggaaagattggataaggaaaggaaagaaagagaagagaagaaaagaatggagaaggagaaaatggaaagggagaagagagaaagactaGAGAAGGAAAAgtcagaaagagaagagaaggaaagagtggAGTGggaaaagggagaaagggaagagaaggaaagagcggagaaggagaaaagggaaagggaggagagcgaAAGActagagaaagaaaaggaagaaaaggcagaaaaagaacaagtggagaaggaaaggaaagacAGGCAGGAAAATGAAAGCGCGGAGGTAGGGGATGAGCCTGTGCCTGAGCAGGGGAGAAGGTCCCGTCGTAGTTCTGTTAGCTCCGTCAGCTCAGAGAGGTCCAACTCCAGCACCAGCGTGCcggccagggggagggggaggaggaccCAGAGGAAGACCGGGTCCCAAACCGATCCTGTCCCCATCCCCGGTCAGCAGGAAGAGCCCCCTGCCCCCAAGCCcagcgggagggggcgggggaggagaaGCATGAAGGAGAGCGCTCCTGGCTCTGCGGGGACGCAGAGAGACCTGGACTCTGTGCGCCCTGACGCCGTACGGAAGGACGATCCCAACCTGAGAGCACCTCGAGGGATGAGCCGGGGCAGGAGGGCCATCGACTCCCATCCAGGGGCAACGGGGGCCAGCCAAAGTGCACCGGATGTGAAGACTGCGGAGCCCGAGGGCAGCACCAAAACCAGGGGCAGGAGTTGCAAAGTAAGCAGTTCTGATTCAACCGCGACAGAAATGACTCGAACTGCAGAACCAGTGGAGCCGAAGTTTGTGGAAACCCCTGCACCTACGACAAATAGAACAAGGGGTAGGTCTCGTAAGGTAAACGATCTGAACTCGACAGCAGCAGAAGTCGACCAAAGTACTGAGATCTTGGAAACTCCTGGTGTGGAAACTCCTGCCCCTAAAGAAAACAGTAGGGCGAGGGGTAGGTCTCGTAAAATAGGCGATTCTGGCTCAACGACAACGGAGGTAGAACAAACTACTGACAGCGTGCAGGCTCCAAGTGTAGAAACTCCCGCACCTAAAGCCAACAGTAGAGCAAGGGGTAGGGGACGTAAAGTGAATGATTTGGACTCAACGTCAgcagaaacagacaaaacagtAGAGCCGGCTGCAACTACAAATGAAGAAACTCCAAGTGTAGGAACTGCTACGGCTAAAGAAAGCAGTAGAGCAAGGGGGAGGTCTCGTAAAATGATCGATTCAGACTCAACGGCAACGGAGGTAGAACAAACTACTGACAGCGTGCAGGCTCCAAGTGTAGAAACTCCCGCAC CTAAAGCCAACAGTAGGGCAAGGGGTAGGGGAGGTAAGATTAGTGATAGTGCCATAGCGACAACGGAAGCAGCCCAAACTGCGGAGGCTGTGGGAACAGGTGCGAAGGCTGAGCCCTCTAAAAGCACTGGCCGAGACAGGGGGCAGAAGAGGGCTCTTGAGGTTGAAGGGGAGGAGGTGAGCGGCTCTTTCAAAGTGCCCAGGGGCAGGTCGCGGAGGGGTGGAAGAGGAGcgggggagcaggaggagcaggaggtacatgaggaggaggaggacactGAACCCAGTCCACCTCTGAGTAAGGCGAGAGGGCCTTCTACGCAGGGGAAGAGGGGACAGCagaaggaggatgaggaagCCAAGGGTCTTTCAGTCCAGAAAATGGAACGAAGCAAGCAGACCCTGGCCCTGAGTAAGGAGGAggctgaggaagaggacagGACGGATGAAGTACAGACTGAAGACGCCGTCTCTGCTCCCAGCTCTGAAGAGCAGGAT GTGCCTCGGACTCCTACGGGGAGAAGCGTCCGGAAGCGGGCGGCCCCAGGCGAGTCCCCGCCCGCCGCCAAGACGCCTCGCCGCTCCGTGGccagcgccccctcccccgaggCTGGGGGTCAAAGCAGAGCCGTCGCTCAGGCTcataag gttctgTTCACCGGTTTGACGGACACGTCGGGTGAGGCTGTGGTAGCGCGTCTCGGGGGCAGCCTAGCCAGGGGCGTCAGCGACATGACCCACCTGGTGACGGACAAGGTGCGGCGCACCGTCAAGTTCCTGTGCGCCGTGGCTCGCGGCGTTCCCATCGTCACCACCGATTGGCTGGAGAAG agtGGCAGGAGGGGCAGTTTCCTCCCGCCCTCGGAGTTCCTGGTGAAGGATGCGGAGCAGGAGAAGAAGTTCAGCTTCCGTCTGGAGCAGTCCCTGCTCACCGCGCACGCTCAGCCACTCCTCCAG ggctACGAGGTCCACGTGACGCGCTCGGTCAAGCCCGACCCGGCCCAGATGAGGGACATCGTGTCCTGCAGCGGGGCCCGGTACCTCCCCAAGATGCCGACCGTGCTCAAA CCTCAGACGGTGGTGGTGTCCTGTGTGGAGGACGCCTCTCTCTGTATCCCGGCCCTGTCCGCCCGCATCCCTGTGGTCAGCGCTGAGTTCCTGCTCACGGGCATCCTGCAGCAGAAGGCGGACCCGCTCGGCCACGCCCTCTCCGGTCCCGGGTTCGAGCCGGGGGCCAAGGGCGGGGCcaaggggaggaagaggaagtga